From Coffea arabica cultivar ET-39 chromosome 10e, Coffea Arabica ET-39 HiFi, whole genome shotgun sequence, one genomic window encodes:
- the LOC113712798 gene encoding germin-like protein subfamily 1 member 14 → MGAPFLITIATMALFSSLAIASDPSPLQDFCVAINNPKTAVFVNGKICKDPKVVSANDFFFHGFNIPGNTNNPVGSNVTRVLVDNLPGLNTFGISLARIDFAPYGVNTPHTHPRATEVIFAVEGTLAASFVTSNPPNNMKNRLFTKVLNPGDVFVFPQGLVHFIQNLGKTKALAFSAFSSQNPGVNTIANVVFGTEPPISLGVLAKAFQVDKKVIDALEAQFS, encoded by the exons ATGGGAGCTCCATTCCTGATAACCATAGCCACAATGGCACTATTTTCATCCCTTGCTATCGCTTCTGATCCTAGCCCTTTGCAGGATTTTTGTGTTGCAATCAATAATCCCAAAACTGCTG TGTTTGTGAACGGAAAGATTTGCAAGGATCCAAAGGTTGTGAGTGCCAACGATTTCTTCTTCCACGGATTTAACATACCTGGAAATACAAACAATCCAGTTGGTTCTAATGTCACTCGTGTGCTTGTCGACAATCTACCAGGGCTCAACACTTTTGGAATTTCCCTAGCTCGTATCGACTTCGCTCCTTATGGTGTAAACACACCTCATACTCATCCGCGTGCAACCGAGGTCATATTTGCGGTAGAGGGCACTCTGGCTGCTAGTTTTGTCACTTCAAATCCACCAAATAACATGAAAAATCGCCTTTTTACCAAAGTCTTGAATCCAGGAGATGTTTTTGTGTTCCCACAAGGTCTGGTTCACTTCATACAAAATCTTGGGAAGACGAAGGCTCTTGCATTTTCCGCTTTTAGCAGCCAAAATCCAGGGGTCAATACTATTGCAAATGTAGTCTTTGGAACAGAGCCCCccatttctctaggtgttcttGCTAAGGCATTCCAAGTTGACAAGAAAGTCATTGACGCTCTTGAGGCACAGTTTTCTTGA